Genomic segment of Streptococcus pneumoniae:
TTCCCATGCATGTCATAAGAATTTTCAGTCGGCACCTGCATGTCCTTGTCCCCATTGACAATCAAGGTTGGTTGCGTGATATGACGCAAATCATCCTCAGCAGCTTTTCCCCAACGCTTTATGGCCTTTAATTGGGTTAGGAAACCAGACACTTTCATCTCCTTATCCGCATGGGCTTCACTTCTTGCGGCCATACGACCCAACACTTTCTCGGCTTCTCTCTTACCTTGTTCATCATGATTATAGAAGATATAGCGTTTAGGATCCACACGTTCAAGACCAGCTCTTAGCATATAGCGGAAGGTTTTCCCTGTCACCTGATCCATTTCTTTTCCACCACGTGGGCCAGTTCCTGCTAAAATCAAGCGCTGAACCATATCAGGATGGAAGCGTACAATTTCTTGAGCAATCATTCCACCCATAGAAAGCCCCAGTAGGTTTATCCGCTCATACCCCAATGCATGGATGATACGAATTGCCTGCTCTGCCATACCAGGAATGGTAGCTGCAACCTTTCCTTGGCTAGCTCCTACACCAGGTAAATCCAAGACAATTAGGTGCTGCTGCTCCGCAATCAAATCGAGTAATTTAGGATCCCAATTATCTAATGTTGCTGCTAAATGTACCAACATGACTAGAGGCAAATCTGACTTTCCTTTCCCAAGTTCTCGATAAGCGATTCTCTCACCCGCTACTTCTACATATTGATTTTTTGTTGTGATATAAGACATACTATCCTGCTTAACGGTTATTAAAACTTAAGACTGTTTTCCCTCGAGAACGGCCATTTGCGACCTTGTCGAGCGCCTGATTGACATCTTCAAAGGCAAAGACGGTATCAACTGATGGCTTAATTTCAAGTTTGGTGAAAAGATCTACTACTTCTTGTAATTGCCGACCATTACTTTCTACGAAGATGAAGTGATAATGCACACCGTATTTAGCAGCCATTTTATCAAACTTATGACCTGCCGCTTCAAATAATAGTTGTTTTACTTTTGGTAAGTTCATCCGTTTTGCAAAGGCACCATTTGGCATTGCCCGCAAGGAAACAAGTTGACCACCCTTTTTCATAATGGACATTTGCTTCTCCGTTTCAGCCCCACCAAGGGTATCAAGTACATGGTCCATATTCAATAGGGTCTGGGTATAATCTTCAGTCTTGTAGTCGATAAAACGATCCGCACCAAGCGCCAAGACACGGTCTTTGTTGTCCGCACTACCGTTGGTAATGACAGTTAATCCTTTGGCTTTCGCAATCGGAATCGCCATGGCTCCAACTCCACCTGTCCCGCCTGAGATAAAGAGCGTCTCGCCAGCTTTGACCTCCATCAGCTCAAGCGCCTGCATAATGGTCAAGGCTGTGAGCGGAACCCCAGCCGCTTCTTCGTCAGATAGGTAGTCCGGCACCAAGGCAAGAGCATCTTCATCAACTGCTACATACTCAGCAAAGGCACCGATACTATCAAGCGGCAAGCGCCCAAAGACCCGATCTCCTTCTTGGAATTTCTGCGCAGCTGCACCACGTTTTTCGACAATTCCTACCACTTCATTTCCCGCAATGAGGGGCAATTTGTAAGGCGTGATCATCTTGACATCCCCACGGCTAATCATGTTATCGAGCGGATTGACCCCAGCTGTTCTAACCTTTACAAGAACCTGATGGCTGCCCACCTCTGGTAGAGGCACCTCCACCATGTCTAATGCAATATTGTTTTTGTTGTATTCTCTTACTTGTGCTGCTTTCATTTCTTTTCTCCTCTTTTAATAAAATTTTCATTTGGTTTTCCAGTCACTGACAAGGAAAATTGCAAGATTCATGACCAGTATAGTCTTTTAGTTTTGATTTAGTACTAGGCAACGAGGCGCAGGCATAACTAGAGTTAGTTGAGGATTGTTCCATAATCCTAATTTCCAACCTCCAACAGTCTCCCAGACTTAGTTGAGGATTATTCCATAATCCCAATTTCCAACCTCCAACAGTCTCCCAGACTGTTGGAGCAAGCCGAGTTAACGACGTAATAGATTAAAACGAAATGACTATATACGGTGTCAATTTCAAAACCATTGACATAGGGATGCCCCATTTTTTGCCCAAAGATTGAGCCAAGCCAATAAGCGTGACAAATTTTGGAAATATCCCTAGTATCATCATGCTTCCTACGATCATCTCAATAGCAAAGATGGTGTAGCCTGTTATTTCTGACATTCCGAGCGCCATGAAATGCTGGGCTGTTGCTGCTAAACCTACCTGCAGGCGATCCACGCCATGCTTCAAAAAGGGGAAGCCCAGAACTAAGCGAATAGCGAACCAAGCGAGTTTTTCCCTATCTTTCACATTGCAGCTCCTTTTGAATCGTTTCAATCACATCATTCAAGGTCTGAGTAGCTAGATTAGTCTCCAGGGCTTCCTCGGCTTGCGCTACAATGGGATCAAGAGCTGCATTGATGTGACCGCCTACTGGGCATTCCTTATTGGCATGCTGGTGGGTGTAAAGGAGCTGAGCGGGATTGACCGCCCGATAAATGTCTAGCAAGGTCATGCTTTCCTTAGCTTTCCCTAGCGAATAGTCAAAACTCCCCTCGTGCCTAATCAACAAATCCGCCTTTTTCAACAGGGAGATGATCTTACGAATGTAGCTAGCATTGGTACCCACGCTTTTAGCAATCGCCTCTGAGGTCAACTTGTCCTTACTTTCTGAAAACATAATCAGCGTATGCACCGCTACTGAAAATTTAGTGTCCATAGATTTTTCTTTCTTTTTTATTTTTTATATTTGTATCACATTCAAATACAAATATAGCATGAATAATAGTTTTGTCAACTTTTTTGATTCACTCTTTTCATACACTAAATGATACGTTAAGTTTTTGAGTGGCAGTACCTTAGCAAGGCGGCTACTGTTTCTTGCGAATAACCTTTTTCACTGACTCGCTTGATTTTTTTATCATCAAAATAAGCCCCTGAAACAGTCGCAACACCCTCATCAAAACTGAGATAATAGCCTGTTTCAATCCCTTCATCTAGGGTCTTTATCTGACTCTTAAGACTACGTTTGACATTATCATTTACTAAATTCGTTGCGACCAAGCCAGGATGGTAACAATTCACCGTCACCTGACTTCCCTTAGCTTTCAACTCCTCAGCCTGAAAACAGGTCAACCAAATAGTATATAATTTCGCATTATTATAAGCTCTTGAAGCTGTGTAATCCTTAGTCATTCCAAAATCAAGATTCTCAACAGAAGCAAAATGATGCATATAGGACGATGTATGAATCACACGTCCCTGATGTGATTTTTCCAATAATGGAAGAAGCTCTTTTGTCAATATAAATGGCACTTGAACAGATAGCATAAAAGTCATCTCTACATCTTCTTTCGTCGCAATTCTCTCATCCCCAAAGTAGGCACCAGCATTATTTATCAAGACATCTAAGCGCGAAAAATCTTCTTGAATCCTTCTTGCAAATGAATAGACTTCATCTTTCTTCGAGAAATCCGCTAAATAAGTATGGACAGCCTTATTTCCAGTCTGCAGTTGAACATCACTTAGAGCTACTCGCAGTTTCTCTGGATTACGTCCGTGTAAAATCACCTCATGCCCTTCACTTGCAAACTTCTGAGCAAGATGCTTGCCAATCCCGTCTGTCGACCCCGTAATTAAAATCGTTTTTTTCATTGTATGGATTCCCCAAGCTATCTTTATCCTTTTATTTCAAACGTTGCCCGTTTTTTACAAATGAAATGGTCTCTTCCATCTTATAAGCATGTAGTGCCGAAACATAGGTGACCAATTCAGCATTTAATGTAAGAGCTATTTCTTCATAAAAATTCTTTCGTACTTCTTCATTTGAAAATCCAATAATCATCAAGGCATGATACTGCTCTTCTTTCGGATTATCATGTGCTACATTGGGGGTATTCCATGTTGCTTTATTCCAAGGCAAATAGACTTGTGTTCGTAGTTCAGTCACTCCAGATATTTGTGCTAATTGTTCAGCTAGGTTGTCATGTACATAAGATTGAAACTTCTTTCTGGTAGCAGACTCTTTTCGTCTCAAATAAAGAATATCTCGTACTTGTGTGTCCTTTTTCGTTGTTGTCTGGTACCAACGTGAGGAAAATGGCCATCCCATATACATCAATGTTCTACGAAATACATTGATTTCATCCTCAAATGCTAATGCAGTCTGCCTACGCCCCCTCACAGGATCTAGTAACTTTTATAAGTTACCTCTGCAACACCATCAATCTTACGATCGTCTGAAACAATTGTTTCTAGGATAGGATTTTTTGGCCAAAAACTATGCTCATCTGCACTAAAATGCTGTTGACGATATTCAAATAAACCTGGTGAAGAGGCAATAATCTTTGAGTGAGGTCCCTTCCAATAATCCATTCCTTGCTTGCGCGGTTGGTCTTTTCTCATCCATAATAAAATTGAAAGTGAAAATTGTCTTTGATAATGACTTTTCATTCTATTCTCCTTTTTGTGTTTGTATCAGTTACGGATACAATTTTATCTCGAAACAAATAAACTGTCAAGAAGTGTGCTCAAAAAAAAACGACCGTGAAAAACGGTCGCTACTAGCTTGTCTTGCTGAGTAATGATGGAGATATTCTAATCCCAAACTGTAATACTCCTATTTCACATTCGGATTTTGTTGGACCAAGGCATTGTAGCCTTCAACCCCTAAAACTTCGCGAGCCTCTGCATGGGCAGCAGCTTCCACTATGGAAACAGTATCTGCACTCGGATTTTCATCAGCCAGTCTTTGGCTATTTTCTGGTACAATCAGGCTATCGTCTGCACCGTGAATGAAGGTTACTGGAATATCATGATTGTTCTTTACTGCATCGATAGCACTAGTCTCTTTCATATCAACGCCGTAGATGTGCTTGGCTACCCAATTCACACCAGGCATGAGAAAACTCACATGATTGGCTTGATAGCCTGTAGCAATCAGGTCATAGAGATTGGTAAAGCCACAATCTGCTACAACGAATTGAACCTTAGGATGATAGTTTAGAGCGTTTAGGGAAATCGAACTCCCCATAGACTCACCTTGTAGGCCTAGGTAAATCCCTGAACCATAGCGCTGATAACTATCCTCAATCACGTTCATCAAATCTTGCGACTCGATATTACCCAGTGTTACAGTTGCAGGCTCATTTTTCCCATGCCCCCGAACATCATAGATAATACAGTTGTAGCCTAATTCACGATAGACCTGCACATACTTTACCGCACCATTACGATTAGAGCGAAAGCCGTGGGTAATGATGACATATTTTTGGCTCTTTGGATCAGGTGCCTTGACAAGCGCTGCATGCAGGGAATAATCATCTACCCCTTTGACCGTGTATTCTGCGACATCGAAGTGTTCAAAATCATTCCACATACCATGCGCTTTTTCCCATGCTTCCTCCTCAGCGAGAGTCATAGGACTTGGTTTGACAATGCTTTTGGCAAAATAGCTCGCTGCTCCAATATAAACGAAGGCAAGCAAGGCCAAGACTAGCACAGTGAGGCGTTTCAAACTTTTCATCCCTGCTCCTTTCTCATTTTCCAACAATCATAGACCAGACTAAGAATTGTTAACAGAGGGAGACTTCCTTGCTTTACAAAAATACTCATATCGCTACTAATGCCACCATAGAGAGCCACGACTAGAATATAGACCATCATTAAGAGCAGAAGTTCAAACTTGTTGTGGCTGAACATTAGTGTATAAATCAGTAAAAGTGCAATCATGAGATTATAGACCCCTTGATTTTGAAAGAGCAGGGATACCGTATCTGTCTGCAATACTTCAACTGGAATATTAAACACGCGGGAAGTGGTCTCTTGAGTGGTCATCAGCGTCTCTAGATAGAAAATATACAGAAATTCCAAGGCTACTAGACTGCTGAAGAGTTTTGTCACTACTCCTACTTTCATCGTCACTTCCTCTTTTCTATGCCAATGCGACTTTCAAGTCATTTAAAATGCCATTGGTAACAGCTGGAAATGCAAAAATGTAGCGATCTAGGTCCTGCGCTGTCAAGCCTTGCTCAATAATCAAGGTTAAGAGATTGATGAGTTCACCTGCTTCATTTCCTAGAAGGGCTGCTCCTTTTAAGGTCTTATCTTTACCAACAATGAAGGTCACATGGGATTCTGTTTCTAATTTGGTTTGGAATTTCAAGCGTTGACCAAATGGTACTTCTACCACCCGATACTGATCTGCCTGCTCTTTAGCTTCTGCCACCGTCACACCGACCTGAGAAATCCTAGGAAGAGTAAAGACCACATTTGGAATGACTGGGTAGGCAATCGGAGCCGTTTCTCCCAAAATATGACGGGCAATGTAGCTTGATTCAAAGCAGGCTGTCGGGGTTAATTTAGGAATGAATTTTGAAACAACATCGCCAGATGCGTAAATCGTTGGAACAGCCGTTTGCATGAATTCATTCACTATAATGCCACCACGATCTGTCTCAATCCCAAGCTCTTCCAAGCCCAGATTTTCTACATTGGACACGCGCCCTGTCACATCGACAATATAATCTGTCTCAATTTCTAACCCACTTGCAGTCCGAACAAGGTAGCCATCTTGCGTTTTAAGCGCTTCTGACACCGCTTGACCAAAATGAAATTGTACCCCTTCTTCACCCATCTTGTCCACTACCGCAGAAACATATTGTTCTGGATAAGCAGCTAGCGCTCGGTCCGCAAATTCGATAATGTGGACTTCTTTGCCCATTTTAGCAACCATAGTCGCAAATTCAAGAGAGATAATGCCCGCACCGATAAAGGTCATGCGCTCAGGTAAGATGTCCAAGTCAAGAAACTCTCGACTATCATGAAAATATTCATTGCCTGGCACCTGCAATCTAGCTGGTCGTTGACCCGTTCCGATAACGACGAATTCCGTTGTAAGAACCTCATCTCCATAAGCCACCGTATGGGCATCAAGAAGGCGTCCATGTCCTTTTAGCAATGTAATTCCTAGCTGCGCAAACATGCCTTCCATGATTGGTGCATAGCTGCCGATTTCTTCCTTCTTGTAGACCATGAGTTTTTCCCAAGAAATCTCACCGCTTTTCGCAATCCCAGCTTTTTCATAGCGTGCCAAGCCGTCTAAAAATTCAAAAGGACTTTCTAGTAAAAATTTAGCATTGCATCCGTAGTTGGTACAGGTCCCAGCAGTCACATCTTTTTCGATAATCGCAACTTTCTTGCCTGCTTTTGCCAAGTCAACAGCCGCATGCCAGCTGGCATGCCCTGAACCGATAAACGTTACATCGTATTGATACATTTTCTTTTCCTCCAAAATTTAATCGTGCGCGATTATTTTAAAGAAAATCGTATACTTTGTCAATTAAAAGGCTTTATGTTATTCTAGAATCACTCGCGAACGACTGGAGACACGACATGAACGACAAGCTTTCTCACCAACTCTGCTATTCCTTCTATACTGTTGAGCGACTCTTTCAGCAGTTTTACAAAAAAAATCTGGAAAAATATGATTTGACCTACACCCAGTACCTGGTCTTGGTTGTCTTGTGGGAAGAACCTTCTCTTTCCCTTAAAGAAATTGGTAGCAGGCTCGATTTGTCTAGCAATACCTTGACCCCCTTGCTCAAACGTTTGGAGGACAAGGGCTACCTCCTACGGCTCAAGCCTGAAAAAGACAAGCGCCAACTGTATGTCCAACTGACAGAAGAGGGGAAACATCTCCAAGCAGACATCAAGACGCATTTGACAGAATGCTTTTGGCAGATCGACGGACTGACACGAGAAGGGGCCGATCGCCTGATTCAAGAAAATCACCAACTTATCCAAGCCCTGAAAAATAGTTTATAAATTCAGCAAAAAGGAGTTGTTCATCTGAGAAACAACCCCTTTTTAATTGTCCACTATTTTAATGCAACCCGCACTCGAATTCCGTCAACATCCCTTATTTCAAGCATTCGGGAATGAAGCCAGTTGGGTGTTATACCTAATTCTCTTGCTCGTTCGTGGACAGCTACTAAGTCTTCTTTGTCTTTAACAAACACGGTGAAATAAGCAAGTCCTGCTTGACCTTTTTGGCATTTTCCTGCTAGCTTACTGTCCCATTCATTGACTGCCAAATGGTGGTGATAGTCGCCTGAAGCAAGCCAACTGGCGCTTGGCATGGAAAACTTGTCTTCCAAACCTAGCAAGGTTTGATAAAAGGCACTGGCTGACTGGCTATCCTTGACCGATAAGTGGACGTGTCCCATACGAGTACCAGAAGGAAGCTCAAAGGGTTCCGTGTAAACTCCGCTATCATACAGATCCTGGGCAGCTAATTCCTCCGTCACGCCAACAATTCGCCCGTCCTCACGAATATCCCAAACTGCAACATCCTTGTCATGGTAGATTTCAATACCATTCCTTTCTGGATCTTCGAGGTAAATGGCCTCGCTATATCCATGATCTGCGCCACCGACCATGGGAATGCGAGCTTCCGCAAGTCGTTTAAAGACATTTGCCAAATCCTGCCGGGTAGGCACTAGCAGGGCTAGGTGGTAGAGACCGTAGGTCCTAGATTTTGCCTGAGTGGCTACAAGCAGGCGAACCAGCCCCTCTCCGTCCACTCCTAATAGAACTTCTGTTTCCTTTTTTTCTAGAATATCAAGCCCCAAGACCTGATGATAAAAGTAAGTCATATTTTCTATATTTTCCACATAAAGCGCAACTTCACCGAGAAAAATCTGACTGTTATAAGGATAAGTCATAAGAGCCTACTTTCCAAGGACTGAAATCCGTTCTTGAGGATGAGCAGCCGCTTCAATCTCATCTACCATAGCAGTAGCATAGTCAGCATAGCTGATTTTGCTTTCACCCGCTTCATTGACTGTAAAGACCTCGCCTGCAAGAAGGTAGTCCCCTGTTTTTGGATAGTCTACCTCAAAATCTGCTGCTGGGCTGATATAGGTCCAGTTGACATCTTTGACCTTGCGAAGCACTTCCAAGCCCTTGCCCATAGCTTCTGCTAGAGGGAAAAAGTCTGCTGGAAAATCTGGAGTTTGGAATAATTGCAGGGTCATGCTGTCGTCTACATACAAGCTCCCTGCTCCACCAACGACCAAGAGGCGCGTCTTGCTACCTGCTAAAATGGCTGTCAAATGCTCCAAAGAAGTCGTGTGTTGCGGTAGCGTCTCAGGTGCGAAAGCCCCAAAGGCGCTCACCACCGCATCAAATCCTGCCAAGTCTGCCCTTTCTAAATCAAATAAATCCTTTTGCAAGACCTCTTGCGCCTGAGACTTGTTGCTTGCGCGGACAATGGCTGTCACCTCATGACCACGCGCCACCGCTTCTGCTACAATCGCTTGTCCTGCCTGTCCATTTGCACCAATTACTGCTAGTTTCATATTCTTTCTCCAATCGTTGTAATATTTTTATTTACAACTACATTCTAACACCTCTCCAATGTAATGTCAATCATTACAACTTGAGAATTATTTTTTAGTAGAAAACAAAAAAGACTGGTCCCCAGTCCTTTTTATCTAGCGAGTATTTACTACTCTCCATCTTTCTTATTCTTGTTTGACTTGGAAATCAGATAAGCAATGATGACTATTTTATATTTATAGCCTTTCAGATTAATTTAGTACTAAGCAACGAGTCGCGGGCATAACTTAGGTTAGGTAAGACGAGTTAACGACGTAATAAATCAAGACTGAACGGCTATAACATACCAAAGCCTGGTCCCATTGTAAGCCCCACTGGGATATTGTCTAGCATATAACCAAATACCAAGCCTAGAAAAGCTCCTAAAGACAAGCCAATACTGATAACCGACTGCCCAATGGTTATCACCCTTTTTTCATCTCAATTCTCCTCACTAGCTACTTTTTCCTGTGCTTTGCGGACTAAATCCGCTAATGTTGTTTGACGGAGTTGATGTTCCAAGGCTTTTTGAGCTTCCTCTAAGCAATCATCTAAGACAGCATGGATATTGCGCCCGACATTGCAATCAGGATTAGGATTATCATGAAAACCAAAGAGTTGACCTGATTTGCCCAGACTATCGACCGCCTTATAGACATCATAGAGAGTAATCTCCTCAAATTGCTGGATAATCTTTGCTCCTCCTGTCCCTCTTGCTACCGAGACAAGCTCTGCTGCCTTGAGCTGAGACAGAATATTACGAATAATCACGGGATTGACTCCCACACTGCCTGCCAGATACTCACTGGTCACCTTGGTCGTTTCTCCCTCTAGACCTAAAATCACCAAGATATGAGAGGCAATGGTAAATCGGCTTGAAATCTGCATATCATCCTCCTATTTCCCCTAGTATAGCTCTTTTCTCTCTAAATCTCAAGTATCATCTATTCTTAAAAAAGGATTTGACTTCATCTTTATAGCCTTCTTTTTCAGCAATCGCAGATAGCAGCTCATGATTATGCGTATGATGAATACCATTGAGCAAACTTTCTTGGTAAATCTCGAAATAAGGAAGCCCCTTGTCCTTGGCACGCTGCAACTCAAACTCCACATCATAAGCGACACGGCAGAAATCAACATCGGATAGACCATTCTCATCGATCTGTAAAATAGCATATTGAGCCCGCAAATCCTTGCGTAGCTGCTGATCCATAAAAAAGGGCTGTCCGATGGAGCCTGGATTGATGATGAGCTGCCCTTTGCTTCCATATCGTAAAAACTGCTGGTGGATATGACCATAAATGGCAATCGAGGCTTGATTCCCTTGAAACAGCTTATCAAACTCTTCCTGAGCGCCGATATGGATCAACTCCCGACCCCAATTTTTCTCGGGCAAATGGTGAGTTACCGCAATATCCAAAGCATGAATAGTACGCATTTCCTGCATGGACAAATGAGCGCGTTCTTCAATATCCTCTAATGAAATCTCCTCCATCATATAGGCACATAGACGCATGAGATAAAGATGACTAGGTCGCTCTATATCCAGCAAACCATGAGCCGCCCGCCACAAGCTATCTTCCCAATTTCCCCGCACTTCTAACGAAATAGGAAGACTGCCTAATAGCTCAAGCAAGTCCTTTCGACCAGTCCCCGGCAGTAGGCTATCGCCCAAAAGCCAGTAGTCTGTCACGTTTTGCTCTCTTGTATCTGCAATCACCGCTTCAAGTGCTGTCTGATTTCCATGAATATCGGATAACAATGCTATTTTTCTCATGTCCTCATTATAGCATATCTCGCCCAGCAGTCTAAATACGCAAGAATAATAACAATAGTAACATAAGCCAGTTATCCTACCTTAAAATAGCAACCCTCTCGCTATTTTTCTTTCATAAACACACTAGACTAACCAAAGAAAGTTATGATGTCACTATTAACAGATAAGGAGGCTTAATATATCCTAAAAATTAAAGCAAACCAATAATAAAAATATGAAGAATTTCGAAATGAAGCAGGGAACTTTCCATTTACCAAAGCCAATTGACTGCGTTTAGCTAGTTAATAACTAATATCGAATCGCTGGACAATGCTTTCGAAAAGGGATTTTCGAAGTTGTCTTTCCTGTTGGCAAGCACTCGGCATTAACTTATTCTTGTTCATTCGTAAATTTTAAACAAGCTGAAATATACTGGATAAAACTCTGCCAAAGCAAAACTGAACAAGACAGGCAATATTGGTTGGATGGGTTGGCAAATGAAAAAGTATTTGTTTTACAATTACAAAATATTGATGTATAAATAAGCGAAACATTAAAAAGAGGAATAAATACAAGTATAGAAAAAGACGACCTAAACTAAAATCGGCTTTCTTATGCTTACTCGTGGTGCTAGTTAATCTCGAAGTATCTCAGATTGTAAGCCAGTATAATTTGCTCCAGCCTTAACTGCAGACCTGCTAAACTTCTAGTCAGTGTGTGTTCTATATCAAAAAGACCGCAAAGCTCTGAGAAGCGAGTCTCAATGGTTCGTCTCATAGCTATCAATTTCCAATGATTATGTTGTTTAGCTCCTGCCATCTTTTGGCGTAAGGGAGTCCATAGATGATAGCCTTTTTGGGTCAAATGATCTTTAAGTTCCTTACTAAGATAGCCTAAATCTGCTAAAATATAAGGTTGTCGGCAATTTTCTAGTAAGTCATCAACTGCCCTAATATCATGGACTGATGCAGGTGTCACAACATAATTCAGAATATAGCCTGATAAAGTTACCAGCATGTGTACTTTGAATCCATAGAACCACAGATGTTTGGAAGCATTGTAGCCAATATCTGCTAAGTCGTTAAAAATACGTGTTCTATAGTTACGGGTAGGTTGGCAAAGTGGCAAGGGAAAGCTATCTATAATAACAATGGAACCAGGTGAGATTTTAGTATTCATTGCTTGTCTAATGACTTGAACTAACCAAATCAACTGTCTTGCTCGTCTATTAAAACGGCTTCGTTCAAGAAGATGACCACAAGGAAATAAGTAACAGAGACGGTAGAAAT
This window contains:
- a CDS encoding metallophosphoesterase family protein gives rise to the protein MRKIALLSDIHGNQTALEAVIADTREQNVTDYWLLGDSLLPGTGRKDLLELLGSLPISLEVRGNWEDSLWRAAHGLLDIERPSHLYLMRLCAYMMEEISLEDIEERAHLSMQEMRTIHALDIAVTHHLPEKNWGRELIHIGAQEEFDKLFQGNQASIAIYGHIHQQFLRYGSKGQLIINPGSIGQPFFMDQQLRKDLRAQYAILQIDENGLSDVDFCRVAYDVEFELQRAKDKGLPYFEIYQESLLNGIHHTHNHELLSAIAEKEGYKDEVKSFFKNR
- a CDS encoding IS982 family transposase yields the protein MSHLQYTAKSHHLQWNLKQLSKICHQLYRDYCPESFKHRHNVSLSKVSDQSLLVLLLLQAELGIKSQRHFYRLCYLFPCGHLLERSRFNRRARQLIWLVQVIRQAMNTKISPGSIVIIDSFPLPLCQPTRNYRTRIFNDLADIGYNASKHLWFYGFKVHMLVTLSGYILNYVVTPASVHDIRAVDDLLENCRQPYILADLGYLSKELKDHLTQKGYHLWTPLRQKMAGAKQHNHWKLIAMRRTIETRFSELCGLFDIEHTLTRSLAGLQLRLEQIILAYNLRYFEIN